From Erigeron canadensis isolate Cc75 chromosome 8, C_canadensis_v1, whole genome shotgun sequence, one genomic window encodes:
- the LOC122610538 gene encoding uncharacterized protein LOC122610538 — MTPIIENLVSGILPEDGNEARKIRIKAPQYKLMEGNLYKKAFLSPWLRCVGPKQAETIIFEIHEGICGLHVGPRSVATKALRLGYFWPTMHRDGTTLLQDCEACQAKQCKLGGVSRKDGPTWEGPYKIDAVIGNGAYKLSTIDDKPVSRTWNATNLRKFYC, encoded by the exons ATGACCCCGATAATAGAAAACCTAGTTAGCGGAATACTCCCAGAAGACGGAAACGAAGCAAGAAAAATCAGAATAAAGGCACCACAATACAAGTTGATGGAAGGCAACCTCTACAAAAAAGCATTCTTAAGCCCTTGGCTCCGCTGTGTAGGACCCAAACAAGCGGAGACAATCATCTTCGAAATTCATGAAGGTATTTGCGGATTACACGTAGGACCCAGGTCGGTAGCAACAAAGGCATTACGCCTAGGGTATTTCTGGCCAACCATGCACAGAGACGGAACCACATTGCTACAAGATTGTGAAGCATGCCAG GCTAAACAGTGCAAGTTAGGTGGAGTATCAAGGAAAGATGGGCCGACCTGGGAAGGACCATACAAGATTGATGCAGTCATTGGAAATGGTGCCTACAAGCTCTCCACCATAGACGACAAACCCGTCAGCAGAACATGGAATGCGACAAATCTGCGTAAGTTCTAttgctaa